DNA from Oncorhynchus masou masou isolate Uvic2021 chromosome 5, UVic_Omas_1.1, whole genome shotgun sequence:
AAACCTCTCAccgtcaactgcatttattttcagcaaacttaacatgtgtatatatttgtatgaatataacaagattcaacaactgacatGTGACAagattccacagacatgtgactaacagaaatggaataatgtgtccctgaacaaaggaagggggtcaaaatcaaaagtaacagttagtatctggtgtggccaccagctgcattaagtactacagtgcatctcctcctcatggactgcaccagatttgctagttcttgctgtgagatgttaccccactcaaGGCACCcacaagttcccagacatttctgaggggaatggccctagccctcaccctccaatccaacaggtcccagacgtgctaaatgggattgagatccaggctcttcactggccatggcacaacactgacattcctgtcttgcattCCTgtcctccaaatcaatcccactccagagtacaggcctcggtgtatcgctcattccttcgacgataaacgtaaATGTAACCATCCTCCCTGGtaagacaaaaccgcaactcgtcaatttagagcactttttgccagtactttctggtccagcgacggtgggtttgtgcccataggcgcgttgttgctggtgatgtctggtgtgaacctgCGTTACAACAGACcttcaagccctcagtccagcctctctcagcctattggggACAGTccgagcactgatggagggattgtgcgttcctggtgtaacttgggcaattgttgttgccatcctgtacctgtcctgcatttgtgatgtaccgatcctgtgcaggtgttgttacatgtggtctgccactgtgaggacgatcagctgtccatcccgtttccctgtagctctgtcttaggcgtctcacagtacggacattgcaatgtatttccctggccacatctgcagtcgtcatgcctccttgcagcatgcctaaggcacgttcatgcagatgagcagggaccctgggcatctttctttttgtgtttttccagagtcagtagaaagacctccTTTAgtttcctaagttttcataactgtgaccttaattgcctactttCTATAAGCCATtggtgtcttaatgaccgttccacaggtgcatgttcattaattgtttatggttcattgaacaagcatgggaaacagtgtttaaaccctttacaattaagattggtggatttttacaaattatctttgaaagaacgggtcctgaaaaagggacgtttctttttttgctgagtttactagTTGTTTAATCAAAGCGATAGTGATGTCTAACTGTTGAGGCTAAAGTAGCAGTGtctgtaaaatatatttgatacaGTATGTTTAGCTGCTTGTCCCACTCCGTTGGCAGCTCACCCAGGTGTGTGTCAGACAGAACCATGCATTATTGTGGCCAGTGCTGTGATTGGAGCCCTGGACCGTTCTGTGGACCCCTGCCACGACTTCTACAGCTTTGCCTGTGGGGGATGGGTACGGAACAACCCCCTCCCTGAGGGAAAGTCCCGATGGGGTCCCTTCAGCAACCTATGGGAGCGCAACATGGCCATCATGAAGCACCTGCTAGGTAAGATTCCTCCTTAGGGGATGGGGATCCTTAGCTGCCCCCCCTCACCAACCTAGAGAAATACATTCAAACAGTTATGGCCTAAACTCACCATGCGAGGCGTGTGATTTATTTTAGAATGCATTGTTTTGAATTATAAATGACCCAACTGAAGCCAGGTGGACGGGTTGTCCACTTTGTCATCGATCTCAATTAGAACACTTTGGTTTTTCTGTTGGCACTGTAGTCACACAAAACAAATTGTCATTCACCTTTTTCTAGCTAATTTGAATGGGACAAGATTGCTTAAGGTTTTACCATACATGCTAAATTACACCAATTTATCCACTTATGGAAACAACTTCACGACAAGCAAAGATGACTGGAGATATGAACTATCCTGCTAGTATGGTCACTGTTCTGCCTGTCCCATCCTTTCCACTTGCGCCACTCACCCGCTTCTGGTGAGTTTAGTCCTTATTGCCTCACTGTTCTTTCTACATGTGTGTTATAGTTACGTTTCCCAGCAAGAAAACCAAACATTTTGCTCAAACAGAAGGGTGAACTAACAAAGAGTCActaaccaaaacaaaacaaaaccggtggggttctgaaagacacttACGAGGGTGTCTACTGAAAGTTGACTAGTAACAACAGCTGGAACCTAAAATTCACTCACCATGAGTGCCCACTGCATTTGCCCAAGAAGAGGCTAATAAACATACTAAACTTAAAGACCGAAAGCAAACAGTGGCGCAAAACGAACAGGGAAGTGCCGATATAGGATTGGCTAGAAATCAAAATAGGGTGCTCCAACTTAAGCTGTTAACCATCCACATCTCTCTAGACAAATGAAgcactgggccagccactctgaAATAGCACTGGGGCctgcacaggtgaaacaccttcccactaacgagatggcaaccagcacaggtgtaacatatACTGACTATAACAAGGTGACGCCAATCGGTGTGCCCTATGTGATAACGAGCTCTACGGTctaaagtccaacctcaaaacataaatggaaaaacgAAAGCCTTTAACAGTTATCCTTTCATTGTAAGATAAGTTTGGATAAAACCTAACTGTAAAATGTTGTATATGGCAGAGAACACCACCATGAAGGGGCTGAGCAAGGCTGAGGAGAATGCCCAGATGTATTACAAGGCATGTATGAATGAGACTAAGATCGAGGAGTTAGGAGCTCAGCCTCTACAGGAGCTTATCAATCAGGTGAGTTCACTCCTCGAAGCATCCTCATCCAGTCGTCTGACATGGCCCAATGTAGCTATAATGTCACATTTTGATGTGCTAACGTATTCTTTGCCATAGTTAAGGTAAATAGTTAATTTTTttagtgttttttatttttaaaattgaTCCTTGATGTATCCATTGCCCTGATATTAAGGAACTCTCAGGTTTTAAGTGAGCCAATCTCTGAAGGAGatcatacattttattttacagaCAGGAGGATGGGCCCTAACTGGCTCCTGGGACAAGAACAATTTCCAGGAGGTTCTACGCACAGTGTCAGCCAACTACCATTGCTCCCCCTTCTTCACTGTGTTTGTCAGTACAGACTCCAAGTGTTCCAACCACAATATTATTCAGGTGAGAGGATAGCCAGTGGCTCCAGGCCCAGACAGTGGCTCCTCACTTATTTAGCAGTTGATTCACATTCCTCTTTACATTTGGTAGAACATTCATCAAACAAACTTATCCCCAGATCTATTCAGAGAGGATTTACATGCACATTTACCTGCTCTTTCTTGTGAAGGGGATGTTAGAAATTGTATGGTTAATCGAagctgcagtatactgtagaccCTGCAATACTACACTGTCAAAGCTACAGTGGAGACCCAGGCTCACTTTGCTCAGAGCACTGAAATGTTTCAATGGGGTGTGAGCTGGTAGTCATGCACTGTTACTCTTACCTACTGTACAGGTGGATCAATCTGGGCTGGGGCTACCCTCTCGGGATTATTACCTCAACAAAACTGCCAATGCAAAGGTACTGACAGGTGGCTGCACTATGGCTCAAGGGGTTTAACTGGTTGAATGGGCTTAAATTGTAGCATGATGAATGACTGGGTAAGGGAGGACTTAAAATAGATCAGTGCCTTGACACAAAGGCCAGATTAAATTAGGAAATTAATTTCATAAATTGGCACAGAACTACTGAGAAATGTATCTTGCTAGATATTTGtttcagtagctaggtttccatccagtgGCGACAGATTTGCAGGCGAATATTCTaaaatgtacactaccattcaaaggtttgaggtcacatagaaatgtacttgttttgaaagaaaagcaaaaaaaatgtcaattttaaaacaacatcaaattgatcagaaatacagtgtagacattgttaatgttgtaaatgactattgtatctggaaacagcagattttgaatggaatatctgcagttgaagttggaagtttacatacaccttagccaaatacatttaaactcagtttttcacaattcctgatatttaatcctaaatattccctgtcttaggtcagttaggatcactttattttaagaatgtgaaatgtcaggaaAATagaagagtgatttatttcagcttttatttctttcatcacattcccagtgggtcagaagtttacatgcactcaattagtatttagtagcattgcctttaaattgtttaacttgggtcaaacgtttcgggtagccttcaacaagcttcccacaataagttgggcgaatttcggcccattccttctgacagagctggtgtaactgagtcaggtttgtaggcctccttgcttacacacgctttttcagttctgcccacaaatctttctatggtattgaggttagggctttgtgatggccactccaataccttgactttgttgtccctacgccattttgccacaacttcggaagtatgcttggggtcattgtccattttgaatacccatttgcgaccaagctttaacttcctaactgatgtctagagatgttgcttcaatatatccacataattttcctcccacatgatgccatctattttctgaggtgcaccagtccctccaaacataacgatggtcattatggccaaacagttctctttttgtttcatcagaccagaggacatttctccaaaaagtatgatctttgtccccatgtgcagttgcaaaccatagtctggctttcttctggcggttttggagcagtggcttcttccttgctgagcggacgcattctgtctccttcctgagcggtatgacggctgcgttgtcccatggtgtttatacttccatgccaacgtggtaccttcaggcatttggaaattgctctcagggatgaatcagacttgtggaggtctaccatttttttctgaggtcttggctgatttcttttgattttcccatgatgtcaagcaaagaggcactgagtttgaaggtaggccttgaaatacatccacagttacacctccaattgactaaaatgatatCAATttgcctaacagaagcttctaaagccatgacatcattttctggcattttccaagctgtttaaaggcacagtcaacttagtgtatgtaaacttctggcccactggaattgtgatacagtgaaataatctgtctgtaaacaattgttgtaaaaatgacttgtgttatgcacaaagatgtcctaaccgactatagtttgttaacaagaaatgtgtggagtggttgaaaaacaagttttaatgactccaaccgaagtgtatgtaaacttctgacttcaactgtatatacacagtatGTCCCCCCACTTCTACAGCGAAAGTTGCACCCCTGGGCATTTCTACGTCATAGATTtaggtggtaacttgtggaatagacacaggctggaatgcggttttaaccaatcagcattagaCCTACCCGTTGTATAAATTGGGACAATGACTGACTGACCTCGTCTGTGACACTACCTCTCGAGGAgcagcccttctctcctctatagaagctccatctatctatttttCACTGTTAATTTCTAGAGCATAGATAGAGAAGTTATTTTTTTTGAGATTATATGTTTTGGCAGTTGCCTGTAGAAAACAATGGTTTCCAGATGGTCTGAAAACATCCATGTGCATTTTTTGATCTCATATTTTAGAGGATTTATTTAAGGGTCCttaaatataaactcagcaaaaaaagaaacgtcctctcaccgtcaactgcatttattttcagcaaagttaacatgtgtaaatatttgtaaaaaaatattaaaGACAACCACAGGGACAGTACAAACCCTATAGTATGCCACTTGGACAGAAAATGAAGAAATACTAGAGAAAGAATGTATAGCTCAAGGGATAATGCTCTGCTTGTAATAGTCAGTATTTTCCTAGTCCTGAATTGTGTTTTTAATTGAATTTAAccaacatctctccctctgtgctgCCTATATTGTCTTTGCAGTATCTGAATGCATACCTAGACTTCCTGGTGGAGTTAGGGGTCCTGTTGGGGGGCCCACAGGAGACATCCAGATCGCTGATGCAGGAAATTGTGGACTTTGAGACCACCCTGGCCAACATCACCGTaccccaggaggagaggagggacgagGAGCTAATTTACCATAAGATCCAGGCAAAGGATCTGGCGGTCAGTCCCAGAATGACTTGCATCTCTCTGCAACTTCAGATGATCCAAACATCAACACCATGTTCACCTGCAGTATCACCAGatacaaacatacagtagatGACTTCCAGATTGAGCTGtctccagtggtgtaaagtacttaagtagtactttaaagttatttttttactttactgttttatttttgacaacttttacttcactacattcctaagtaaaataatgtactttttattccatacattttcccatacacccaaaagtacttgttacatacTTTTACtctagtagtattttactgggtgaccttttacttgagtcattttctattaaggtatgtttacttttacttgagtatgacaattgggtactttttccacaactGGCTGTCTCAATCAACAAGTGTATTTTGCATAGATTGCATTTTTGGTTTAACAGTGCCTTCTCCAAGGTCTTTCTTCCTACTTTCTGTTCATACCTGctgatttataaaaataaaatgcAAATCTGTGCACGAGTAGATGTTGACAGTATCATTGTTTCTGTGTGTCGGTAGACATTGGCTCCTGCGGTGGACTGGATGCCTTACCTCACAGACGTGTTTGCTCCTGTTCTTCTAAATGACTCAGAGCCTGTGGTGGTGTACGCCAAGGACTACCTCCAGAAGGTCTCTGACCTCATTGCAAGCACTAACAAGAGGTTAGAATCACTTCCGAGCCCTGCCTTCCACTCATTCATATTTAAATGCTGATGGACAACGCTTTGTAATTAAGGTAACCATTGAGGTGATTTCATATCGATTGGAAAGGGATATTATAAAACGTTATGCAAACTAGAATATAACCTTTTGCTTCCTTTCCTGAAATGTTAATATGGTGTAATGAATTAATCTACTCCTACCTGAGCAGTGTCCTGAACAACTACATGATCATGAAGGTGGTGAGGAAGATGGTGTCCATCCTGGACAAGAAGTTCCAGGATGCTGAGCAGCGCTTCTTTGAAGTCATGTATGGAAccaagaaggtgagagagagatggggaaaccGTCAGGGCTGTACGCTGGCAGGGAAATTATCAACAGACCTACAGATAAGGGTACTCGAGGGAGACCAGATTTTCCTGCTGCCTCAGTCAAGAAGTAAAGCGATACTTGCTTATAGCACAGATATAAATCAATTAGTGGCTATAAAGTAAACTGTAAACAGAAATTGGCATAGATAAAACTTAATGAGATGTGCACTTGTCAGTGGCGTTAGGGGCAAACTTAAAGGGACACTTTGTGATTTTGGCAGAGGCCCTTTATCTAATGCTCCAGAGTCCGATGAACTCGTGGATTACCATTGTATGTCTCTTCGTCCAGTATGAATGAAGTTGGAGGTAATTTTGTGAGTCAATGCCAACTAGTGTTACCCATGGTGCAATAACAAAGTCTATCTACAAGcaacgctagttagcaattgtGCTAGCACTAGTCAGCAACTtacttcaaactgcacgcagagacataacaATGGAATCCAAGAGTTAATCTGATTCTGGAGCAGTAGATAAAGGGTCtctgccaaaatcccaaagtgtCCCTTTAATTAAACAAGGAGATGATAAGAAATACTTTAGCTGAGTCACTGTCATCATTAGACACATAGCACTTCTGCTAAAAGCTATCTGCTGTGTTGTGGGTGTTCCAGCTATCCAAACCCTTATCTGAGAAAGATCCTGTTTGCCTTGCGTTGCTCTGGAGTCACACTATCAGAACATACCAAGAGCATTCTCGTCCTGGGGAGCACCCCTCCCTTTCTACCCATCACTCACTGTCATTGTTTTCCCTGTCTCTACTCATATCTCTTGTTCTCTCACTCACCCGTTTCCACTCTGTTGACCTTTCCCCCTTCCTCTGTCTGCAGTCTGTTTGATTCTAATATTCCCTGTAATCGAGGGGAAGTTGGGCGAGAGGGTTGTCCTATTGCCAATCTCGGAGAGTCTCACAAAAACAACAGTCAGCACTTTTAGAGGGGAATGTGCTGTCTCCCCACACTCTGATAAAGGCCTGGCTTTACCTCCAAGTCATAGCTGCAAGATTATGGATTCCTAGGAAATATTGTTTACTTCCAAAGAAAAACCAATACTTTACTACTTATTCCATGCTTGAGGAGCATTTTAAAAGCTAATACAGTTAGACTGGGTTGATACTACATTAGTATCATGCCGTGTTTAAGTCTGAGAGACAGTGCTATCTTGTGTGTAGGTGGTTTGATGTCATAGTTCTCATGTGCTTGGTGTGATGTTTCAGAGCTGCACCCCACGCTGGAAGCTGTGCGTCAGCGACACAGACAGTGCCCTCGGCTTTGCTCTCGGGGCCCTCTTTGTCAAAGCCACTTTTGCTGAGGACAGCAAGGCCATTGTAAGTGTTTCAAGGTATTGCCTACACACCTACCTACACTGTGAACTGCCCCTGGGTGAGATTTTGACAAGCCTTTCCTTTTCCCTATATTTCTATCAGGCAGAAGATATGGTCTCTGAGATCAAATGGGCATTTGAGGACAGCCTGAAGTATGTGGACTGGATGGATCAGGGGACAAAAAAGGCAGccagagagaaggtgggagagatggGTTGCTTTGAGTAACTTGTAGAAAGTGTTCCACTGCTGGGGTGAGGGACTTGTCATTACACAGATTAGCAACTCTGGAAACGTTTCTTGCCTTATAACTAACATAAGGTATGTAGCAGTGATAGGATTTCCATTGTATTCCATAAGAGATTGCCAGACAGGACACAGAAAACATAGTCCTTATTGCTTTATCATCAGTTAGTGAAACAGAACTCTGCAGTGCCATCTGGTGTAAGCATCTGTCTCAATTCACCTCATCTGCTCTGTTATAGGCTGAAGCCATTTACAACATGGTTGGATATCCAAAATTCATAATGGACCCCAAGGAGCTTGACAAAGTGTTCAATGATGTAGGTAAATATGTAATTACATTGAATATGCATACTTCTATATTATGACGTTCATGTCTCATATGTTGATTAAAAGACCCAACTCATTGATGTTGTCTTATTTTAAGACACCCTGGTTCTGGGGAGGGTTGCCAATCTTACAGTATCTCCTGTTTGAATTGCTTGTGTGTGAACCTCTTTCGCCTTCTAACctgattcccctctctctcagttTGAGGTGGTGTCTGACCTGTATTTTCAAAATGTCATGCAGTACTACAACTTCTCTGCCAGAGTGACTGCGGACCAGTTAAGGAAAACCCCCAACAGAGATCAGTGAGTGCTCGCCTCTCCAAAGAAGAGGTCA
Protein-coding regions in this window:
- the LOC135540091 gene encoding endothelin-converting enzyme 1-like isoform X1 gives rise to the protein MEALRESFLHLTFQMSTYKRATLNEDDLVDSNGDEFYPPAMQVILRHGPGPKCWAEKTYTERRLLVLVCALSVALFFSLITVGIFYKETHPGVCQTEPCIIVASAVIGALDRSVDPCHDFYSFACGGWVRNNPLPEGKSRWGPFSNLWERNMAIMKHLLENTTMKGLSKAEENAQMYYKACMNETKIEELGAQPLQELINQTGGWALTGSWDKNNFQEVLRTVSANYHCSPFFTVFVSTDSKCSNHNIIQVDQSGLGLPSRDYYLNKTANAKYLNAYLDFLVELGVLLGGPQETSRSLMQEIVDFETTLANITVPQEERRDEELIYHKIQAKDLATLAPAVDWMPYLTDVFAPVLLNDSEPVVVYAKDYLQKVSDLIASTNKSVLNNYMIMKVVRKMVSILDKKFQDAEQRFFEVMYGTKKSCTPRWKLCVSDTDSALGFALGALFVKATFAEDSKAIVSVSRYCLHTYLHCELPLGEILTSLSFSLYFYQAEDMVSEIKWAFEDSLKYVDWMDQGTKKAAREKAEAIYNMVGYPKFIMDPKELDKVFNDFEVVSDLYFQNVMQYYNFSARVTADQLRKTPNRDQWSMTPPTVNAYYNPTKNEMVLPAGILQAPFYSRSWPKALNFGGIGVVMGHELTHAFDDQGREYDKDGNLRPWWKNSSVEAFKKQTQCMVEQYSNYSINKEALNGKHTLGENIADNGGLKAAYKAYVNWISKNGEEATLPALGMTNHQLFFVGFAQVWCSVRTPESSHEGIITDPHSPSRFRVIGTISNSHEFSKHFGCRADAPMNPKHKCKLW
- the LOC135540091 gene encoding endothelin-converting enzyme 1-like isoform X2 — encoded protein: MSTYKRATLNEDDLVDSNGDEFYPPAMQVILRHGPGPKCWAEKTYTERRLLVLVCALSVALFFSLITVGIFYKETHPGVCQTEPCIIVASAVIGALDRSVDPCHDFYSFACGGWVRNNPLPEGKSRWGPFSNLWERNMAIMKHLLENTTMKGLSKAEENAQMYYKACMNETKIEELGAQPLQELINQTGGWALTGSWDKNNFQEVLRTVSANYHCSPFFTVFVSTDSKCSNHNIIQVDQSGLGLPSRDYYLNKTANAKYLNAYLDFLVELGVLLGGPQETSRSLMQEIVDFETTLANITVPQEERRDEELIYHKIQAKDLATLAPAVDWMPYLTDVFAPVLLNDSEPVVVYAKDYLQKVSDLIASTNKSVLNNYMIMKVVRKMVSILDKKFQDAEQRFFEVMYGTKKSCTPRWKLCVSDTDSALGFALGALFVKATFAEDSKAIVSVSRYCLHTYLHCELPLGEILTSLSFSLYFYQAEDMVSEIKWAFEDSLKYVDWMDQGTKKAAREKAEAIYNMVGYPKFIMDPKELDKVFNDFEVVSDLYFQNVMQYYNFSARVTADQLRKTPNRDQWSMTPPTVNAYYNPTKNEMVLPAGILQAPFYSRSWPKALNFGGIGVVMGHELTHAFDDQGREYDKDGNLRPWWKNSSVEAFKKQTQCMVEQYSNYSINKEALNGKHTLGENIADNGGLKAAYKAYVNWISKNGEEATLPALGMTNHQLFFVGFAQVWCSVRTPESSHEGIITDPHSPSRFRVIGTISNSHEFSKHFGCRADAPMNPKHKCKLW
- the LOC135540091 gene encoding endothelin-converting enzyme 1-like isoform X3; this translates as MEALRESFLHLTFQMSTYKRATLNEDDLVDSNGDEFYPPAMQVILRHGPGPKCWAEKTYTERRLLVLVCALSVALFFSLITVGIFYKETHPGVCQTEPCIIVASAVIGALDRSVDPCHDFYSFACGGWVRNNPLPEGKSRWGPFSNLWERNMAIMKHLLENTTMKGLSKAEENAQMYYKACMNETKIEELGAQPLQELINQTGGWALTGSWDKNNFQEVLRTVSANYHCSPFFTVFVSTDSKCSNHNIIQVDQSGLGLPSRDYYLNKTANAKYLNAYLDFLVELGVLLGGPQETSRSLMQEIVDFETTLANITVPQEERRDEELIYHKIQAKDLATLAPAVDWMPYLTDVFAPVLLNDSEPVVVYAKDYLQKVSDLIASTNKSVLNNYMIMKVVRKMVSILDKKFQDAEQRFFEVMYGTKKSCTPRWKLCVSDTDSALGFALGALFVKATFAEDSKAIAEDMVSEIKWAFEDSLKYVDWMDQGTKKAAREKAEAIYNMVGYPKFIMDPKELDKVFNDFEVVSDLYFQNVMQYYNFSARVTADQLRKTPNRDQWSMTPPTVNAYYNPTKNEMVLPAGILQAPFYSRSWPKALNFGGIGVVMGHELTHAFDDQGREYDKDGNLRPWWKNSSVEAFKKQTQCMVEQYSNYSINKEALNGKHTLGENIADNGGLKAAYKAYVNWISKNGEEATLPALGMTNHQLFFVGFAQVWCSVRTPESSHEGIITDPHSPSRFRVIGTISNSHEFSKHFGCRADAPMNPKHKCKLW